One region of Candidatus Riesia pediculischaeffi genomic DNA includes:
- the ftsH gene encoding ATP-dependent zinc metalloprotease FtsH, with the protein MSDMAKNLILWVVIAIILMSLFQSFNTNETNVQKMDYSTFINDLTNDRIKEVKIFEREIDVKRKDNSSYLTYIPLKEDPKLLDTLLERHVIVVGEPPQGQSILATIFISWFPMFLLIGVWIFFMRQIQGIGGKGAMSFGKSKAKMLSKNEVKTTFADVAGCDEAKEEVEELVEYLREPEKFKRLGGKIPKGILMIGPPGTGKTLLAKAIAGEAKVPFFTISGSDFVEMFVGVGASRVRDMFEQAKKTSPCIIFIDEIDAVGRQRGTGLGGGHDEREQTLNQMLVEMDGFEGNEGIIVIAATNRPDVLDPALLRPGRFDRQVVVGLPDVRGREQILRIHMKKIPLSSEVDASILARGTPGFSGADLSNLVNEAAIFAARMNQLVVTMEDFEKAKDKIMMGSEHKSMVMTEEQKELTAYHEAGHAIVGKVVPEQDPIHKITIIPRGRSLGTTFFLPEGDQISISKQKLESQISTLYGGRLAEEIIYGARRVSTGSSNDIKTATNLARNMVTQWGFSEKLGPLLYAEEEDEVFLGRSVLKSNHISEKTARAVDEEIKDIIDRNYERARKILSDRIEILHTMKDALMRYETIDSKQIEDIMNQKISFEPSKKNKV; encoded by the coding sequence TTGAGCGATATGGCAAAAAATTTGATCCTTTGGGTAGTCATAGCGATAATACTAATGTCCTTGTTTCAAAGCTTTAATACAAACGAAACAAACGTTCAAAAAATGGATTACTCCACTTTTATAAACGACCTAACTAATGACAGAATTAAAGAAGTAAAAATTTTTGAACGAGAAATCGATGTTAAGAGAAAGGATAACAGCAGTTACTTAACTTATATTCCTTTAAAAGAGGATCCGAAGTTATTAGATACTCTGTTAGAGAGGCATGTTATCGTTGTCGGAGAACCACCACAAGGTCAGAGTATTTTAGCGACTATTTTTATATCTTGGTTTCCAATGTTTCTTTTGATAGGAGTTTGGATATTTTTTATGAGACAAATACAAGGGATCGGTGGAAAAGGAGCAATGTCTTTCGGAAAGAGCAAAGCAAAAATGTTATCTAAAAATGAGGTGAAGACCACGTTCGCAGATGTTGCAGGATGTGACGAAGCGAAAGAGGAAGTAGAAGAGCTCGTTGAATATTTAAGAGAACCAGAAAAATTCAAGAGGTTAGGAGGAAAGATCCCAAAAGGAATTCTGATGATAGGACCTCCTGGAACCGGTAAAACGCTATTAGCCAAAGCTATTGCTGGAGAAGCGAAGGTTCCTTTTTTTACGATCTCTGGTTCTGACTTTGTAGAAATGTTCGTTGGAGTAGGTGCCTCTAGGGTTAGAGATATGTTCGAACAAGCTAAAAAAACTTCTCCATGCATTATATTTATCGATGAAATTGATGCTGTAGGGAGACAAAGAGGAACTGGTCTAGGAGGAGGACATGACGAAAGGGAACAAACTTTAAATCAGATGTTAGTTGAGATGGATGGTTTTGAAGGTAATGAAGGTATCATTGTGATCGCAGCGACCAATAGACCAGATGTATTAGATCCAGCGCTATTGAGGCCAGGAAGATTCGATCGACAGGTAGTGGTAGGATTGCCAGATGTAAGAGGAAGAGAGCAAATACTAAGGATCCATATGAAGAAAATACCACTCAGTTCTGAAGTCGATGCTTCTATCTTAGCTAGAGGAACACCTGGATTCTCCGGTGCAGACCTATCCAACTTAGTAAACGAAGCTGCAATATTTGCGGCTAGAATGAACCAATTGGTTGTAACCATGGAAGATTTTGAAAAAGCGAAAGATAAAATTATGATGGGCAGCGAACATAAATCCATGGTTATGACAGAAGAACAGAAGGAGCTTACTGCTTACCATGAAGCGGGACACGCGATAGTTGGAAAAGTTGTTCCGGAACAAGATCCAATACATAAGATCACAATTATTCCCAGAGGAAGATCGTTAGGGACCACTTTTTTTCTTCCAGAGGGCGATCAAATCAGCATTAGCAAGCAGAAGTTAGAAAGTCAAATCTCTACTTTATATGGAGGTAGATTAGCAGAAGAAATTATCTACGGTGCTCGTAGGGTTTCTACAGGTTCTTCTAATGATATTAAAACTGCTACGAATTTGGCGAGAAACATGGTAACGCAATGGGGTTTCTCAGAAAAACTCGGTCCTTTATTATATGCAGAAGAAGAAGATGAAGTATTTTTAGGACGTTCTGTACTCAAATCGAATCATATATCTGAAAAGACAGCGAGGGCTGTGGATGAGGAGATAAAGGATATCATAGATCGCAATTACGAAAGAGCTCGCAAAATCTTAAGTGATCGAATAGAAATCCTTCATACAATGAAGGATGCTCTGATGAGATACGAGACAATTGATTCCAAACAGATAGAAGATATCATGAATCAAAAGATATCGTTTGAACCTTCAAAAAAAAATAAAGTGTAG
- the folP gene encoding dihydropteroate synthase, whose protein sequence is MKIRCRRYRINIDHPVVMGVLNLTPDSFYDMSRYSIDSALKKVHEMISDGVSIVDIGGESTRPGSKNIHEELELERIFLIVKSIVDRFDIPVSVDTSKALVMQEMIKIGVSMINNVEDFDEKSVLSVANHKDIPICVTHNIADRSSDGKIIPSLKKYFIKNIERLRNAGIEEKRIIIDPGFGFKKTTSENYEMLSRLEQLCSLKHPILVGISRKSMIGDLLQIPVHDRLNGSIVCATVAALKGAKIIRTHDVKETVQAMRIVRKIKSSQV, encoded by the coding sequence ATGAAAATTAGATGTAGACGATACAGAATCAACATAGATCATCCGGTCGTTATGGGGGTGTTGAATTTAACTCCAGATTCCTTCTATGACATGAGTAGATATAGTATCGATTCTGCCTTAAAAAAAGTTCATGAAATGATATCTGATGGCGTTTCTATCGTGGACATTGGAGGAGAGTCAACTCGTCCAGGTTCTAAAAATATCCACGAAGAGTTAGAGTTAGAAAGGATTTTTTTGATAGTCAAATCGATCGTTGATCGGTTCGATATCCCAGTTTCGGTCGACACATCGAAAGCTTTGGTCATGCAAGAGATGATCAAGATAGGAGTTAGCATGATTAATAACGTAGAAGATTTCGATGAAAAAAGTGTACTATCCGTAGCAAATCATAAAGATATACCAATATGTGTCACACATAATATCGCTGATCGTTCATCTGATGGAAAAATTATTCCATCTTTGAAGAAATATTTTATCAAAAATATTGAAAGATTAAGAAATGCAGGTATAGAGGAAAAGAGAATCATTATAGATCCAGGATTCGGGTTTAAAAAAACAACTTCTGAAAACTATGAAATGTTGTCGCGGTTAGAACAACTGTGTTCCTTAAAACATCCTATTTTGGTCGGAATATCTAGAAAATCTATGATTGGAGATTTACTTCAAATACCTGTTCATGATCGATTAAATGGAAGTATTGTATGCGCGACTGTCGCTGCTTTAAAAGGAGCGAAAATTATTCGAACCCATGATGTGAAAGAGACGGTACAAGCTATGCGCATCGTCAGGAAAATCAAATCTAGTCAGGTGTAA